In Cryptomeria japonica chromosome 10, Sugi_1.0, whole genome shotgun sequence, a genomic segment contains:
- the LOC131068192 gene encoding cytochrome P450 750A1, with product MGIFIMSFQSLFVSRDEVSVAMAVTVIAMFLIFYMFNRQRRRLPPGPFPWPIVGNLLQMKELIHRSLYDVSQKYGPIASLKLGSVTTIVISSPDMAKEILKTKDLIFAGRPATAAAKYIFYDFKDVGFTPYGPYWRQMKKLCMVELLNAKRIESMRSMREEAVSVAVRSVWEKSRHGTVAVNLSKILSALVSSQILKILYGTAISDDQGLGSNGEKIKELLLEASMTVGIFNIGDFIPWLDWLDLQGVKRRMKTVNKSLDQMMTTIIEQHRQRRSSSSGKQQPNSNDVIDALLDMQAADSITITDDHLKGIVFDIFAAGVETTYTTLDWVMSSLIQNPSVQKKLQEEVEVVVGKERAVQESDLQGMEYLLCVVKEALRLYPPVPLLIPHESTEDCTIDGHFIPKKSRVFVNTWALGRDPKVWKDPLEFKPERFMGTDIDFIKGKDYFDVVPFGSGRRACPGASMSMATLTLAIAQLVHCFDWKAEGELDMSETIGVSLPRKYDILAIPSLRLNSCP from the exons ATGGGTATTTTCATCATGTCGTTTCAGAGTTTATTTGTGAGCAGAGATGAAGTTTCAGTCGCCATGGCTGTTACAGTCATAGCGATGTTTTTGATTTTCTACATGTTTAATAGGCAGAGAAGAAGATTGCCCCCAGGCCCATTTCCCTGGCCTATCGTGGGAAATCTCCTGCAGATGAAAGAGCTTATCCACCGTAGCCTTTATGACGTTTCTCAGAAATATGGACCAATTGCATCCTTGAAGTTGGGTTCTGTTACTACAATTGTCATTTCTTCTCCTGACATGGCAAAAGAAATTTTGAAGACTAAAGATCTAATCTTTGCGGGGCGACCTGCAACTGCTGCAGCAAAGTACATATTCTATGACTTCAAGGATGTGGGATTCACTCCATACGGGCCTTATTGGAGACAGATGAAGAAACTGTGCATGGTGGAATTGTTGAACGCCAAAAGAATTGAGTCGATGAGATCAATGCGAGAGGAAGCGGTGTCCGTGGCCGTCCGATCAGTGTGGGAGAAGAGCCGGCATGGCACAGTTGCCGTCAATCTTAGCAAGATACTCTCAGCCCTTGTAAGTTCGCAAATATTGAAAATCCTTTATGGCACCGCAATTTCTGACGATCAGGGTCTGGGTAGCAATGGCGAGAAAATTAAGGAATTGTTATTAGAGGCCTCAATGACTGTGGGAATATTCAACATTGGAGACTTTATTCCCTGGCTTGACTGGCTCGATCTGCAAGGTGTAAAGCGACGAATGAAGACAGTAAACAAGTCTCTCGACCAAATGATGACAACAATAATTGAACAGCACAGACAGAGGAGAAGCTCAAGCTCGGGGAAGCAGCAGCCCAATTCAAATGACGTCATTGATGCTCTCTTGGACATGCAGGCCGCCGATTCCATCACTATCACAGATGATCACCTTAAGGGCATTGTATTT GATATTTTTGCGGCTGGAGTCGAAACAACATACACTACATTAGATTGGGTGATGAGCTCGTTGATCCAAAATCCTAGTGTGCAAAAGAAATTGCAAGAGGAAGTTGAAGTCGTAGTAGGTAAAGAGAGGGCAGTACAAGAGAGTGATCTACAAGGCATGGAATATCTTTTGTGTGTTGTGAAAGAGGCGTTGAGATTATATCCACCAGTGCCGTTGCTGATCCCCCACGAGTCAACAGAAGATTGCACTATTGATGGACACTTCATTCCTAAGAAGAGCAGGGTTTTTGTCAACACATGGGCTTTGGGAAGAGATCCCAAAGTTTGGAAGGATCCATTGGAATTCAAACCAGAAAGATTTATGGGTACAGATATTGATTTTATTAAAGGGAAGGATTATTTTGACGTGGTTCCCTTTGGTTCAGGAAGGAGGGCATGTCCTGGGGCAAGCATGTCCATGGCCACGTTGACTCTTGCCATTGCTCAACTAGTGCATTGCTTTGACTGGAAAGCTGAAGGGGAATTAGACATGAGTGAAACCATTGGAGTCTCCTTACCTAGAAAATATGATATTCTCGCTATTCCCTCATTGAGGTTGAATAGCTGCCCCTGA